Sequence from the Megalops cyprinoides isolate fMegCyp1 chromosome 9, fMegCyp1.pri, whole genome shotgun sequence genome:
AGCAATGGGTGATCAGGGGACACGAGCTCGCACCTTCTGCAGTCCGACGCAGAAGCGCCTGAAGACCTCCTTCATGTTGCCGCCCTTCTGCATGGAGATGACGCGCAGGTGGTCCTCCTCGTTCACCCAGACCAGGAAGGTCTTGTTGTCGTTGTGCCTGGCAGGAAGAAGAGCAACCCAATGTGTCCTGTGTGGTTCTGTGCTTTCGGGTCTCCTTCTGTTCTACAGTAGTATTTGCGTGTGCGGGCCATGACAGGATAGGTGGCATGGGCCTGAATGGATCACGGGTACGGCACTCACCAGATGCCTCTTCCATCGGGCCAGTCACGGGCCATgccagcagccagcagcagggggGAGACGGGCTTGTCAAAGAGGAAGTGGTCAGcaatcagctgctcctgctccttctcgGTCATGTCCTTCAGGGGGTAGTATTTGCCCTTGAACTCTCCATCCAGGACATTCAGAGCTGGGAGAGTGAGAACACAGAGGAGGTGAGTGCTGGCATGCAGATACCCTCACTGAATCCACCCTCATTTCTCACAGACCTAAGGTAAGGTTCACCATAATGGTGTTTTATACTACCCAGAACCACACTGTGTTTCTAACATCGGGTCCACAAAGAGTAAAGCCCAAAGGGGTTGAGGCTtttcacagagaggacagggccATGACAAGATGGAGGATTTCTGCAGGCACTCACCCTGAATGGACAGCTTCTCAATGGCTCTGCGCTCGCCACGGCTGTtgtgggggggcagggtgtATCCCTTGATGCTGCGGCCAGTGCGCACACGGCTGCTCAGAACGTAGTTGGGGTCAAGGTCGTCACCGCCCTTCACAGGAAAAGGCACACCGTCATGCCAAACTCATCAAACAAGTGGATATTGCTTTCAGCAACCATGTGAATTTGCCTGATAAAATCTCAACTCTCAAATCTCAACACGTGTACAATGTGTCATTAGTCAGCTATCCCATTTTCAGACTACTATCGTCTTGCAATCGCTGAAGCTCCACATGCAATTTTTATGTGGtcaaaaggacattttttaatatattttagtgTGTAAAATCAAACTCTGTGCAACCCAGGCCTGTCTAACAGTTTTGTGGCTTCAGTTGCTTACCTTCAGGTTCTCGAAGTTCAGGTCAGTCTTGTGCTTGTCTGTTGGCTTGTATCCGCCGTGACGGTCGGAGATGACGGGGTCAAGCAGATCCTTGAAGACCTCGTAGGACTCCTCATCACCAGCGACACAGCCCACGGTCATGATGAAGGGGTGGCCTGGTGTCAGAAAAAGTTACAGAACGTTTTAGAGTCACAGGTCCCAGCAGtcacaaatgaaacatacatGAGTGAAAGGATGCTTAAGTATATAACATGGTTATAATTCTTAGCGTTGGTGTTGTAATTGTAGctttttgatatttatattgatatttataATTATAGCATTGATATCTGCACACCACAAATCAGGATTGAGCTGTTGGTGGGGTAATataatttctttccatttcttgCATGTTAATATGCTTGTCATGATGCATCTGAAGTGATTATTTTCTGTGAATAATTAATTTCTCTAGCTTTTGTTAAGAGACTGCAATGCCTTCGTTGGCTGCAGTGGTGTGGCAGGGGAATCAGACACGGTGGGCCACTCACCAGGGTTGTCCACTCCGGTCTGGATGACGTCATCCAGGGTGAAACCGCTGGGGGTTGACTTGCTCCTCAGCTTGTTGTAAATGTCCTTGGTCAGAGCCTTGGCCATGTGGTTGTTGTGCTGGCTGAGGTCAGGGTACTCATCATCCAGCGAGAACTTCATCTTGTAGTCATTGTGGCAGTTCTTCGTCATGGTTGCGTTCCTAACACGGTctgcagaaacagagaaatgaaGGACGTGGAAAATGAGATGGCAGTTGGgacacagtgcacagcacacaaTGACACCCCATTGCCAGTCTAGTAGGGTTACATGAGAAATTGCTCCTGGAAAGAAAAGATAGCACACTTCAACCTAGCCTCTCTCATCGCAGTGGAATGGCTTTACAGAAAAGTAGACTGAATGATCTCAGATTGCAGGAGATACACTGTCAAAACAGCTGTAGGCCATACCATATTTCAAGTGCTGTGGAAAGCCTGGTATCTTAGCTGCGACTTTCCTGGCTACCTCCAGCCATCGCCTCATATTTCCCCTATGAATGGTAGTGAGGGATCCTGTGGACTTTTATGCACCGGGCAGCAGATGGTATTTTTAGCTCTaccaccaccccaccctgccATATGCAACAGACTTGGTAACACGCATACCACTTGGTTTCCTTCAGAAAACTGTGGCAGACAGCCAGACTTTTCACAATCATCTCAATTTTTCACAATCAAAACGACTTTGCCCTGGCTCTTGTTACCTGCATGGGGAAGTACTGTACATCCCATTGCAGAAGACTTATGTCTCATTGACAAGGCGCAAAGACTAGATACTGTGCCAATTCTACTGCAATTAGCAAAGTCCCAAAATCTGCTACAAACTATTTGTAACATCTACATTATACAATACAAGTAATGCAGTAAACTTAAATAGCTATTGCACAGTACTGCTTTGGAGCAAAACCCAGAAATCAGTCAGTTTATCAAGAAGGAATGTTTTCAGAAAGACAAAGTCTTATGACCATCCTTTAACACTTTGGTGGTATGCACTACCTGGAATTATTGCTGGCTAGCTCTGACTGGACAAATTGCCTCCATTTACTCCACATGTGCGTTTGTCATATATTAAACAGCATGAGTAATGCTCTCAGGCTGCAACATTTCATGCTAGACAGCTGGTTAAAGTAAGCAGACAAGCAGAACAAACCAGAATTTTCAAGTAACTAGCTCCACGCTCCCCTGTCACTCTCTCAGTTTCTCCTTGCCCTTTCTCCTTGTGTCTAAGTTAATGTAGCAGTACAAGAACAACTGCTTTAGAGACTTCAACtgcctgttttttcttccagttCCAAGCACTCTGTCCAGGATCAGAGACACCGTTCCCTGCAGCATCCCTGCATGCTGCGTCCAGACCAGTCCATTCCATTCACCTGTCACCATCCATTACCACATACAAATTTTCACTCCCCCTGACTTTTCACCTATTTAAGAAGCCAaactgtgtcagtgctgcatTTGAGCAAGCAATGCAGAGCACTTTAATCTGCCTGTAATATAATCATTTTAGCGAGCGAAGCCCCCTTTCAACCTTCTGTGAAGCGCAACGAGAAACCAAAGAGGtgtctgctggaaaaaaaaccctctctcaAAAAAGGTCACATTTTAGGAGTCCAATTCAACAGGCAATTGAAAATTGCAATGCATGGTAAAATTGCGATACTCCTGTCTTAAATCAGTTATGAATACTTAATCCTTCTTcctttctcatttcattttttggcgGAGGTTTTGCTTTCCAACTAAGTCAATCCACCCTGTTCCCACCCTCTTCCAGTCAGTCCCTTGAAGAGAGAGCTGGGTTTACCTGcacaagagaaaagaaagcGGTAACAGTCCTTGGGATCAGAGCCTGTTCACCAATGCCAATGTAGGGGTTGCCCAACTTTGAAAGGGTCAGACCTTGCTTTATATACTCAGGTGCCCTGCAGTCATTGGCTAGAGAATTTCTGCCTGCACGTCCCCCATTGGTGAGAGTCAGTCTTATATTCAAAAAGGCAAGAACTTACATCACAGCACCCAAGATGGGACAACAGCTGTActcaccccctgcccctcccccacctgtCCCCATACATAGCTCAGGGTGAGAGGAGGGCAAGGGACAGTGcagaagagggacagaggaacaAAAAAGGGTGAACGTATGCTCTGTGGATTAGCTCAGGCTTAGGTTCCGAGTGGGAAGCCTTGGGCAATGCGCCCGGTATTGCTTCCGGCTGCATGCAGCCTCTAATTCAAACACACTCTCAGCAGGGTCATGCACCCCCATCGGTGCTTTCCGACTTCATGTGTTACACTGTATGTTGTCGTTCTGTGCAGAGCATGTCGACGTCGATTCACAAGTTTCTAGGGGTTCACCTTATCACGCAACCCTGTATCTCCTCCCCCTCCGTGGTAGACGAAGTTGATTCAGGGAGCCTGCAATAACTCAGACACTCAGAAAACCTGAGACTGTGGGAGTGCAGGAGACAACAGGAGCATGCGATCAAAGTTACCGCAGCCCACAGAGACACGTGTGCCCGTCTAAAGAAAGATCTCCCATTAACACGCTGCAGATTGGAGGCTTGCAGTGGCGAAGGGAGGTCTTTCATACCATCCGATCCTGTTGCTGCATGTTGATGACGAGTTGGCCTACTAAGAGGTGTGCTTTTTTCCATTAGGCTTTTTTCACTGAAGGGGAGGACAGATTTTTGCCCAGGTGATCTTTCAAGGGGTAGTGAATGTGC
This genomic interval carries:
- the ckmb gene encoding creatine kinase, muscle b produces the protein MTKNCHNDYKMKFSLDDEYPDLSQHNNHMAKALTKDIYNKLRSKSTPSGFTLDDVIQTGVDNPGHPFIMTVGCVAGDEESYEVFKDLLDPVISDRHGGYKPTDKHKTDLNFENLKGGDDLDPNYVLSSRVRTGRSIKGYTLPPHNSRGERRAIEKLSIQALNVLDGEFKGKYYPLKDMTEKEQEQLIADHFLFDKPVSPLLLAAGMARDWPDGRGIWHNDNKTFLVWVNEEDHLRVISMQKGGNMKEVFRRFCVGLQKIEETFKKNNHGFMWNEHLGYVLTCPSNLGTGLRGGVHVKLPKLSTHAKFEEILSRLRLQKRGTGGVDTASVGGIFDISNADRLGSSEVEQVQLVVDGVKLMIEMEKKLEKGGTIDDMIPAQK